ACTGAAGTGTCTGATTCTGGCTTCACTGAAGAAGTGCTGTTGTTCTGCAACCAGCTGTTTACAGCTTGGTTCACTGGGTTTGGATTTATCCAGAATCCCTCTGTTCTTCCACAAAATGTTACGTGAGGGCGGTTGTGTCATAGTTTGGAAGCTGAAATGGGGGGACAAGTTTTATTGGCTGAAGTTATGGGGAACACTAAAGCCTCCTTTTTGTCTCTCAGCTCTGAATTTTCTAGAGTTTGAACCCTTCAGATAGAAGAAGCCCAAGGAAGACTGATTGGTTCTTACATTTCTGATAACATGGCCCAAGTAAGTTGTTGTTTCTCCTTGAAATATTGGGATTTTTAGATTACATAGATAATTGTCATTCATTAACCTACAGTGTTCTTCCTAAGAGAGCACCATCTAATTACCCGCTTCCTGATTCCTCCTATGTGAAACAGTGCCAAATAACTGCTTCCTCCTTATGAGGTGTCCTTTTCTAATTGGTGTTCATGAATTCACTGAGCAAATTACTGAACAGGTCCTATGTGATATGTCTTTGCTGAAGGGCTGTGATGGAGCAGTGAAAATATGAAGTCCCACGAGAAAATTATTTGAGCTTCTTATGTCAGTCTCTGGTTTGGTGAGTTCGAGATACTGGCCTCGTTTTTACCATACATcagaaaactaaacatttttcacagacctgATAAGATGGGATTTTGTATTGATTGGTCTCAGTCTTAATATGATGAGCTCACATGCTCTGTGAGGCTTTCAGGGACACATTAGAGATGTGATTGTGACATGGAAACATTGATAGCATGGTTCTTGCCATGATGCCTGAGAGAGTGGTACTAGGTCAGTTTTGTTGTGGAATGGGACctgctggacttgggtgacttACTTTTGATTCTGAATCATCTGCATCATTATCCACTAACTGAAGAACAGACAAAGTGTTGAGTGAGGAATGCTGCATGACAATATACTAATAAGCATATTATCATAAGTAGTAGGTTAACATAGATTACCAGAACTGGGGAAACCTGGGGCATTTGGTTCAAtctcatataaatataattacaaaCTCTGATATTTGTATCCCTGAGATGTACTTTTATGCCATCatgaaaaatgtatttatcaATACAAGGAAAAATGCTTATGATATGATCTGACATAATGATCTTGAAGCTTGAGGAATTAACAAAGTTGTATAATATCTGTTTTCTAAAATAGAGATTTTTATgcttgaaaaaaaacccaaaccttttctcttaaagggaaaataatgtaGAGACTAATAGTTCTTGAGAACGTATTGGGGTACCTAGCAGGCAGTGTCTTTGTGTATACTCTTTTATTTAACAAAGAAACTTGGATTATTTTATCCATTTCCCAATAGCTCTGGAGTATTGTGGTATGCCACAGCGTAACAGGAAATTTTGTCCATAGAACAGGATTCTTCTAGAACATGAAGATATTCtgcttcatttactttttttttttcttgatagcttcAGAGCagccatttactttttttttaaattttattgaagtatagttgatttacaatgttgtgttaatttctgctatacagcaaagtgactcagttatacatatatatattctttttcatattcttttccattatgatttatcacagaatatttatagttccctgtgctatacggtaggaccttgttgtttatccatcctatatataatactttgcatctgctTACTTTACTTCTTATATCATGAGCCTCCAGCCTACTTGATTGCTATATTATTGCTTCTTTGTTACATTGGAACtctttatttcctctcctttcatcttgaaaacattttctttctttttttaattttttttatttttgcctgcctCCGGTCTTAGCTATggctacattttctttaatttcaccaGAAATATGTGGGTTTGCAGTTTCAGGAATCAGTGACATTCAGGGATGTGGCCATAGCCTTCGCTCAGCAGGAGTGGGAGAGTCTGGATTCTGCTCAGAGGGTCTTGGACAGAGATGTGATGTTGGAGAACTATAGGAACTTGGTCTCCCTGGGTAAGTTTACATCTCTCAAGTAAATTAGAATCTGCTCCCTGAAATACTTTCTTCGTTGTACATTTTAGGGCTGTCTTAAGAAGTGAATGTAATTTCTTCTCCCTGTTCTCAAAGAAGTAGTTTGAGCTTTGTTAGGTTGGAACTGATGAAATGGCAGGATTAGAATTCTGGggtgttctataaatattgaCAAAGGTCACATTTCCTGTTGTGTTTATGCCCACAATGGTGAGCCCACCTGCAGGCAAAACAGCTAGACAAAGGTTCTGATTTGTTCCATCTGAAGAGCCTGTGCAATTTATTTAGTGGTGGATTAGAtaaacataaattatttaaagctgaaattacatcattttatttcttccaaaacAATTTACCTGATTTTGTAGTTAAAATTTATAATCCATGAGCTTTGCatttaggattaaatgaattataaatatagatgtctcaggaaactttcttttttctcttagaaaaatagcaataataatgttGATAACTCACATTGTTCGAACTATGTACCAGTCACTATTTTAAGCTCTTTATAAACATAGTACTTCATAAGGTGATTGTGGGGGGAAAAATCAGTTGATACAaatcaaatacaaatatatgtaatCATTTTAGATGAGAATGCTGAAGCACAGTGAGCTTGAgttatccaaggtcacagagctagtacaCGGCAGAGccaggaatttgaacccaggtgctCTGGGTCCACAGTCTTTGTTCTCAGTTACAATGTCATGCTTTCTGTCAAGACACagaaggtaggtaggtaggtaagtagatagatagatagatttcacttaaaataagacCTTTCCCCTCCTATCTGGATTCTTGAATCCCCTTGCCATTCTCTTCTCTGTAGTACTTAGCAATCATTTTGACCTTTAGTTTATTACAAATTTAACACaagcttaaaaagtatttttgaattcatcttttatttctcattatatGGCATTCTTATCTTGTAAGCAGGTCATTCCTGTTCTAAACCACATGTGATTACCTTATTGGAACAATGGAAAGAGCCCTGGATGATAGTGAAGAAAGATCAAGGAAGACAATACACAGGTGAGTAAGAGTATGTTGGGTAGAGAAGCCATCACTGCTGGAAACAGCCCATGTGGTCAGGGAGTAGGCACATGTCTGAGAGGTTGTTTGGAAGACCCTTCAAAGGCCTGAGACTTGGGGGAAAGATGAATATCTCACCAAATTTTCCAACTCTTTACCAATTTTAACATTCATTCTCATCATATTTCCCAGTCACTTTATTAGGCTTATTCTCTTTCCCAGTACAATACTTcagctgtgttttttttaatttttgagttttattttatgtatttttttatacagcaggttcttgttagttatccattttatacatattagtgtatatatgtcaatcccagcctcccaattcatcccaccaccaccaccatttggCTTATAATGTTAGTGGTAGAAAGTGGTGAGAAGGTACAGTATTCATAATATATTCTGAATGTAGAACTAACAGCATGCCAGTGAACTGTGAATAAGTGTGGAGGCCAAGAGAGAAACTAAGAAGAATCAACAGGTTTTGACTTGATCAGGTGAATGGTGATACAGCTGCCTGAGATGGGACAAGACAGGTTGGAGGGCAAATCTAAAATACGTCtgttttggggaattccctggtggtccagtggttagggctcccggctttcactgccgagggcctgggttcaatccctggtcggggaactaagatcctgcaagccacaggtagcaaggccaaaaaaagaaaaaaaaatgttaagtttgagatgacTATTCATCATCCCATTGGAGATGCTGAGTAGGCTGTTGAATGTGCAAGCCCGGAGGTCAGGGACAGTTTAGGCTCATACATAACAGTTTGGGTTTTGTTGGCATATGGCTGGTATTTAGAGCCAGGACACTGGATGAGGTCACCCATAGAACCAGTGCTGACAGAGGATTCTCTACACTTGGAGGTTTGTTAGAAGAGGCTGCAAAAGAGACTGCTGGGGAGGAGTACATTTTAAGGTAGAATTAAAACCAGAAAGTGGTTCCACCaaagacaaatgaagaaaatgtttcaagatGGAGGAATGGTCGCTgaaaagtgaattaaaataagaaatgaaaatttgacCACGATATCTGACCTTCCCAGAAGGGGAAATTCTCAGTGGCTTCAAGGAGTGGAAGCCTGAGTGGTGTGGTTTAAATAGAGCGGGAGGTGAGGCAGCGGTGAGAATGAGTACAGCCATTCTGTTGAGGTATTTGGTTATGAAGAGATGGGGCTTGTTGGGACATGGGGTTACATCTGGATGGTTGATAATGTGAACAGTTCCATAGAGTGGTAAAAAGGGATGAATCAGAAAGAGGACATTATTATGGAAGCAGGGCCTTGAGTTTGAGGGGGTAAGGTGGTAGAATTTGTGCTTAAGAAAAAACTGTGACGGTGGATTTGGATGTAGATAACTTAGTTGATATAGTAGAGGAAAGAGTATGTATCTTTTATCTAGTTCTGTTTTCTCAGAGacataagaagaaaaatcattaaCTGAAAATTAATGAGGGGAATATGAAATCTTAACATTGTTCCTTTTACTTACATTGAACTGACTTATTCCCTTTTTGGCCCAttgtctctcctttttttctctctcttttcttttttaattaattaattgattaaattttggctgcattgggtcttcgttgctacgcgtgggctttctctagttgcggcgagtgggggctactcttcatcatggtgcgtgggcttctcatctcagtggcttctcttgttgcggagcacgggctctaggcgcgtgggcttcagtagttgtggcttgtgggctctagagcgcaggctctgtagttgtggcgcacgggcttagttgctccgtggcatgtgggatcttcctggaccagggatcgaacccatgtcccctgcattggcaggcggattcttaaccactctttttttaaaaaaatatttacttatttatttgactgagccaggtcttagtttcagcatgcgggatctagttccctgaccagggattgaacccaggccccctgcatagggagtgtggagtcttaaccactgtgccaccagggaagtcctggcccaTTgtcagtagtggtggtggtgatggtggtagtagtagcagtagcagtagtagtagtagtagtagtaatagcagTTATTTATCGATTCtgtgctctgtgcctggcactgttctaagcattttacacgTATTGCCTCACAACAACAATAATGATGTGTGCAAAATTGCTATCAGTATTTTATATcggaggaaactaaggcttgggATGGTTAAGAAATTTTCCTAATTTCAGAGCTAGTTGTTGTAGCTAGAATTCAGACACAATCTGGCTTATGATCTTTAATAATCACTGTGCTATTCTGCATTTGTATGTTCATTCTTCTTTTAGCTGAAATTTATTGGTTTAAACAAATATGTACAAGGTTCTTTACTTAATTGATGGCTTTTATATaactctttattttgaaataatttctaaccAGAAACTTGTAAGAATAGTATAGAACATATCGACACCTATGACCCTTACTCAGGGgttgttaatattttatgtatttgcttTGTATCATTCTCATCCTGCCCCCATGAGATGCCCTTTTCCTTTATCCTAAATGtttcagtgtgtatttcttaagaacaagtttgttctctttatAACTATAGCATAATTATCAAAATCAAGCTTTGGTGTAGTACTTTTACCTAATCTACAGACCTTAAATCAAGTTTCAGCAATTGTCTCAATGGTatactttatagaaaaaaaaaatatttttttccaacccAGAATCCAAAACAAAATCATggatttcatttagttgtcttcttactttagtctcctttaatttgAAGCAACTCCTTGATCTTCCTTTGCCTTTTATGACCTTGGCATTTTTGACGAGTACATCTCTTTTTAGATGGTCCCTCAAATTGGATTTGTCTAATGGTTCCTCATAATTTGACTCAGTTTTGTATTTTTGGCAGAAATATCACTGAAGTGATGCTGTCCTTCGTGCATCGTATATCAGGAGGCTTGTGATGTCAGTTTAtcccattactggtgatgttaacttcgACCACATAATTATGGTGGAATCTGTCAGGTTTCCCCACTGCATCTTTTTCCGTATGCAATTAAGAAGTGGTTTGTTGTCAGATACTTTGGAACGATAAATGTCATGTTCCTTATCAAACTTTTACCACTAACTTTAGCATCCATTGCTGATTCTTAAGTAAAGCAGCTTTTTCCGGGGTCAGCAAACCTTTcgtgtaaagggccagatagtaaatgttttagatTTTGCGGGCCATGTggtttctgttgcaactactcagttCTGCTGTTGCAGCATGAAAGCAGCACTGACAGTCCTTGAACAACTCGGTATGACTGTTTTCCATTAAAACTTTATGTCAAAAACTTATGGCAGGCCAGGTTTGGTCCATGGATTATAGTTTGCTGATGCATAAACTAGAGGGTAATTTTGGTGATTTTGTAACTTTGTCATTTCTTCAACATTTgttagtttgaatttttaaaattaatttatttgtttttggctgcgttgggtcttcagggctgtacgcgggctttctctagttgcggcgagcaggggctactcttcgttgcggtgcgcatgcttctcattgctgcggattcttttgttgcagagcatgggctgtagtgtgcgggcttcagtagttgcagcacgcgggctcagtagttgtggctcgcaggctctagagcgtgggctcactagttgtggctcatgggcttagttgctctgtggcatgtggggtcttcccagactggggctcgaacccatgtcccttgcattggcaggtggattcttaactgctgcaccaccagggaagtccctagcactgaattttgagggaacacaattcaaatCTGTAACAGTCTACATAGAAAGTCCCAAGGAATTTGCAATACTTCTAAACCTAGtaagtgagttcagcaaagtCGCAGGACATtggatcaacacacaaaaattaataacatctccatatactaacaacaaacatGAGgacattgaaattaaaaactcagtccCATTGGCAGTCACTCCAGAGACTTAAAATACTTGGGTAGAAATCTAACAAAACAAATGCAGGATATGTATGCTGAAATTTACAAAACCTAAGGAAACATATCAAAGAGAtctgaataaatggacaaatataCTGcatttatggattggaagaatgaacatagTAAAAATGTCAGTTGTTTCTTAAGTGACCTAGAGCATtaacacaattcctatcaaaatctcacTGAGATTTTTTGTTGATATAAACACACTTATTCTAAACTGGACATGGAAAGTAAAGGACCTAGAAAAGCTCAAagagtttttgggtttttttttctggctgcactgtgtggcttgtgggatcttagttccctgaccagggatagaacccgggcccttggcagtgaaagcgccgagtcctaaccactggaccgcccgggAATTCCtgttaaaacagtttttaaaaagaataaagtggaaTTGTTTTAAGAtgcaggttttattattattcagcaaTGGTAATATTTCTCTTTTGGCATGGGAATGTAGGTGTGTACAAGCTGACAGGGAGAAAGGAGTATACCAGGATCATAGGCTAAGCAGACGGTGAGCTTTAGAAAACATAGTAGAATCCCTAATATCAAGGGAAGAAAAGCAATAGATCTCCTGTGTCAAATTTCTTCTTTAGGAGAGGCAATCCATGGGTGCTGCTGGAGTGGCAGGTTTAGTGTACAGTGTGAAGTTGTCTTTAGTGCAGGTGACAAAGTCATCTCCACCAGTGAACTGGGCTGGGGCGACATCATCTGGTAGGAGACACTCAGTATCCTCTTTAAGTGGATACCCACTCAAGTTGGTGTGGGTCTTGATTTTATGGCTCTAAGGTGTTACCAGGCTAAGAGGTTGGAGCTCCAGTATAGCCTGTAGACAGGCCCTCTAATTTGGCCAGTTATTATAAGCCCCTTGCCTCAGTTGTTGGTTTGGTTGGTGACTGGCAAGCTGGCAAGGTCTTTGGGTCACAGGGCTTGTATTAGCCAAGGTTGATGGCAAGTAGACCTCACCATTTATCAATGGTGAAACAATGGTTGAAACAATGGCTTATTTAAAGGGTCTCTGCGTTGTAGACCAATGAAAGCACCCAGACCAGTGAGAAATGAGACCAACAGGCAAAAGTGTATGCAGCTGCaattgatgtgctgtttttattttcttttctggtggAAGTTTAGGTTCAAATGGGTCCCCAGAGAATATGCACCCTCAATCTGGCCTCTAGCCCTTATAGAATGGGGACAATACTGACAATTTGTAAAGATAGATTAAGGCCTGGGGCAAAAGAGAAACCCATTTAGGGTCAATTTTCTGGACTAGAATTTGAATTGTCTCAAGCAGACCATTATGTCTCTTAGTTAAACTGGCTATGTGACACTTATCAGAAACATGAAAGTCCTATTGAAAAACTTTACCAGGAACCCAGtattgtgtattctttttttttttttttttttttaatttttatttattatttatttattatgtttatttttggctgtgttgggtcttcgtttttgtgtgagggctttctccagttgcggcgagtgggggccactcttcatcgcggtgcgcgggcctgtcactatcgcggcctctcttgttgcggagcagaggctccagacgctcaggctcagtagttgtggctcacgggcccagttgctccgcggcatgtgggatcttcccagaccagggctcgaacccgtgtcccctgcattggcaggcagattctcaaccactgcgccaccagggaagccctagtattGTGTATTCTGGGAACTCAAATGTGTACCTTGATTTTTATCAGTAATGTCTATAACTCCAAAGGGAATAAAGGGAATAAGGTGTGTCCTGGCAAGGTTGCACGTGGTCTTATTATATGTAGAGACGTGATTTTGATCTATATTTTGGGTATCTGTGAGGCAAGAGATTCCCAGAGGTTTTTTTACCCTGAAGGGGGCAATGGCCCAACAGTTtgtaataaatgaaatgattggGCCATTTGTTGGCTGGGACATTTAGTGCTAAAATGACTGCCTGAAGTTCAGTCAATTGTATTGATCCATGGGTTCTAACCTTTATCAAGGTCATCCtgactaaggaatgaaagtagcAACATtccactgattaaaaaaaaacaataaaaaccatcCATTTTTATGATGGTTCATAGTGTCATTTGTACAGTTTATGAAATCACGTTGCTGTTCATTCAGTTAATCCCAAGGGACTCTCCAGGTAGCCAAAGGGTCTGGAGCAAGAGTGACCTCTTCCAGCACTGTGGCATCTGGCAAGGGACTGAGGAAAGGTGAGGCCACCCACTCCTGGAGGTAAAATATACCAGAGAGTCCAGGTTTGGCTCCATCTTGTCTTAAGGAGGTCTCAGTAGCCATGTCAACCTTGTGGGGTACTGTTCCCATGACCTAATGCCTAATTGGCAGCTGGGTATGAAGGGTCACAGGCTCAAGGTCTGTGAGAACCTCTGTTTCCAGGAGAGCTCAGTATGTAGTCAGTCATTTTGTGTCAGTGCTGTATAGCAGAGGTCAAGAGGGGCTTCTTCTTGCTTCAGAAGCTCTTGACCAACTTATGGCCATTATATGTGGTCCAGAAACTCCAGGACACACGAGAAGAGGTTGCCATGGCATCGACAGTGAAATAATCTCTGAGGGCACTAACAGATATGCCTGTTGATTTAAATTTGACATATTTTAGAGCCTTTGTTGGAGGGGGCCCCATTTGAGGGGAATCACCCTACCCAGTGTTAAGGGTTACATGATGATAAGGGTTATATAGCTACAGTAAACAGGATAACATGATATTGATGCAGGGATTAAAAACATaagtcaaggacttccctggtggcacagtggttaagaatccgcctgccaatgcaagggacacaggtttgagccctggtctgggaagatcccacatgccgtggagcagctaagcccatttgtcacactactgagcctgcactctagagcctgtgagccacaactactgagcctgtgtgccacaactactgaagcccacgcacctagagcccgtgctccgcaacaagagaagccaccacagtgagaagcccacgcactgcaacgcagagtagcccccgcttgccacaactagagaaagcctgtgcacagcagtgaagacccaacacagccataaataaattaattaattaattttaaaaaataggtcaaTAGAACTATTCTGTTCTGAACCAttctgagaatccagaaatagacccaaactTACCAAGTGATTTTTGACAGACCAACTAAATCAAGTAAATGAAGGCAGGGAAGTCTTGTCAACAAATAATGCTGGAGCAATTGAACATCCATAGGCAAAAGAAATTAACATCAATCTAACCTCATGCCttaaacaaaaatgaactcaaggTGGATCACgactgaaatataaaatataaatgtatgaatAATTTAGTAggaaacatagaagaaaattgtCAGGACTGATGGCTAGGTGAAGGtggtttatgttttttttaaacacattaaacaaaagaaaaggtaTCAGAAAAAGGATCTCGGTTTCCATATTTAAAaactaggaaaagagaaaagcaaagaaaggagaagaaataatataataaagatCTAAATGGAAATCAATGAAGTAAACAGAATAAACTGCAGAGAAAGTCAGTGAAACCCAAAGccttaaagaataataaaatagggacttccctggtggtccagtgggtaagactccatgctcc
This region of Balaenoptera acutorostrata chromosome 19, mBalAcu1.1, whole genome shotgun sequence genomic DNA includes:
- the LOC103002583 gene encoding zinc finger protein 30 isoform X3, with the protein product MAQFQESVTFRDVAIAFAQQEWESLDSAQRVLDRDVMLENYRNLVSLAGHSCSKPHVITLLEQWKEPWMIVKKDQGRQYTEDDSEEGTVRPELWFWDTVKGPIQTTEGITTVVLQGQ
- the LOC103002583 gene encoding zinc finger protein 30 isoform X4, whose amino-acid sequence is MAQFQESVTFRDVAIAFAQQEWESLDSAQRVLDRDVMLENYRNLVSLAGHSCSKPHVITLLEQWKEPWMIVKKDQGRQYTEDDSEEGTVRPEEINFSRKKCTPCIWT
- the LOC103002583 gene encoding zinc finger protein 30 isoform X5, producing MAQFQESVTFRDVAIAFAQQEWESLDSAQRVLDRDVMLENYRNLVSLAGHSCSKPHVITLLEQWKEPWMIVKKDQGRQYTEDDSEEGTVRPESSHKNSKEG